A single genomic interval of Candidatus Aramenus sp. CH1 harbors:
- a CDS encoding pseudouridine synthase yields MREKAEKFVTKPESLMDFDFIYLKTIAEYQFDPNVADCLFPEKSPFSVQRSLNTWRIRNVLKDNRLYLVLKAQDNLFSLTDLSSSTIKECTKTPEYRVIVPNDIAEVIRKGGNVFSKHVIQADKSLRAGDYVLVVNEEDRLIAYGKMKVSGEEAIEYKKGVAVNVKGRIKNEDNT; encoded by the coding sequence ATGCGTGAGAAGGCGGAGAAGTTTGTTACAAAGCCAGAGAGCTTGATGGACTTTGACTTCATTTACTTAAAGACAATAGCCGAATACCAGTTTGACCCAAATGTTGCAGACTGCCTTTTTCCGGAAAAGTCCCCTTTTTCTGTCCAAAGGTCGCTCAACACTTGGAGGATTAGGAACGTACTAAAAGATAATAGACTTTACCTTGTCCTTAAGGCCCAGGATAACTTGTTTTCCTTAACTGACTTGTCGTCTTCAACTATTAAGGAATGTACAAAGACTCCCGAGTACAGAGTTATCGTCCCTAACGACATAGCAGAGGTAATAAGAAAGGGCGGCAACGTTTTCTCTAAACACGTGATCCAGGCTGATAAGTCCTTGAGGGCTGGGGACTACGTACTGGTGGTGAATGAGGAAGACCGGCTAATAGCCTACGGAAAAATGAAGGTTTCTGGAGAGGAGGCAATAGAATATAAGAAAGGAGTAGCCGTAAATGTTAAGGGGAGAATTAAAAATGAAGATAATACTTAA
- a CDS encoding proteasome-activating nucleotidase: MSGNLDFSRDNSESDEQVIRLLEEKIKALQVETESLRKELNYYKSELEKLLSPPLIEAIVLDVLEDKRVIVRSTSGPNLVVNVSDNVNLSKLRPGVQVALNQRGSTIVEILPNREDPLVKTMEVEERPNVRYSDIGGLSRQIQELREVIELPLKNPELFKELGIQPPKGVLLYGPPGTGKTMLAKAVAAESNATFIHVVASEFAQKFVGEGARIVREVFELARKKAPSIIFIDEIDAIGAKRVDLGTSGEREIQRTLMQLLAELDGFHPLDNVKIIAATNRVDILDPALLRPGRFDRLIEIPLPDVGARKEIFNIYIKKMKVRLEDFDLERIARMTEGFSGADIRNVCTEAGYITIREGRREITFSDFVRAIERLQDKNKRDFHKSREEKYA; encoded by the coding sequence TTGTCTGGGAACCTTGACTTCTCAAGAGATAATTCTGAATCTGACGAGCAAGTGATAAGGTTACTTGAGGAAAAAATTAAGGCATTGCAAGTAGAGACCGAGAGCCTCAGGAAGGAGCTAAATTATTATAAGTCAGAGCTGGAGAAATTGCTTAGCCCTCCCCTGATAGAGGCAATAGTGCTAGACGTTTTAGAAGATAAGAGAGTGATAGTGAGGAGCACTTCTGGACCCAACTTAGTCGTAAACGTTAGCGATAACGTTAACTTATCCAAGTTAAGGCCTGGGGTCCAAGTTGCCCTAAACCAAAGGGGTTCTACTATAGTGGAGATCTTGCCCAATAGGGAAGATCCTCTAGTCAAGACAATGGAAGTTGAGGAGAGGCCCAACGTGAGGTATAGTGATATAGGAGGGCTATCTAGACAGATCCAGGAACTGAGGGAGGTAATCGAGTTACCTCTCAAGAACCCAGAGTTGTTTAAGGAGCTTGGAATACAGCCACCTAAGGGCGTGTTGCTCTACGGACCACCAGGCACAGGGAAGACGATGCTAGCTAAAGCTGTAGCTGCCGAGAGTAACGCCACATTTATCCACGTAGTAGCGTCAGAGTTTGCCCAGAAGTTCGTCGGAGAGGGTGCAAGGATAGTTAGGGAAGTGTTCGAGTTAGCTAGAAAGAAAGCTCCATCCATAATATTCATAGACGAAATCGACGCCATAGGTGCCAAGAGAGTAGATCTAGGTACGAGCGGGGAGAGGGAGATTCAGAGAACCCTCATGCAACTACTGGCTGAGCTAGACGGTTTTCATCCACTAGATAACGTAAAGATAATTGCAGCTACTAACAGGGTGGACATACTGGATCCAGCATTGTTGAGGCCAGGGAGGTTTGACAGACTTATTGAAATACCATTGCCTGACGTCGGTGCTAGGAAGGAAATATTCAACATATACATAAAGAAAATGAAAGTAAGGCTAGAGGACTTCGACCTAGAGAGAATAGCCAGGATGACTGAAGGGTTTAGCGGAGCTGACATAAGGAACGTGTGCACTGAGGCAGGCTACATAACTATAAGGGAAGGAAGAAGGGAAATAACGTTCTCAGACTTCGTGAGGGCCATAGAGAGACTTCAAGATAAGAATAAGAGGGATTTCCACAAATCGAGAGAAGAGAAGTATGCGTGA
- a CDS encoding multiprotein bridging factor aMBF1, whose protein sequence is MQKEVQNYCELCGSPIKGKGITVSYEGSVITVCNSCYAKIKGHSKIVDPKKVIYTSPKQQLPKQQKAQPKLESKEDVWEIVDDYPKLIRQARESLGMTTKDLAQKLKVQENVIKRFELGRLKPTIQQARELERVLSIKLLVKVEEKGEEGGANKAKYELTLGDVVNIREGNE, encoded by the coding sequence ATGCAGAAGGAGGTACAGAATTACTGCGAGCTGTGCGGTTCTCCCATAAAGGGCAAGGGGATAACCGTAAGTTATGAGGGTAGCGTCATTACTGTGTGCAACTCCTGTTACGCGAAGATCAAGGGCCACTCTAAGATCGTCGATCCAAAGAAGGTTATCTACACCTCCCCAAAACAACAACTCCCTAAGCAACAGAAGGCGCAGCCTAAGCTAGAAAGCAAGGAGGACGTCTGGGAAATAGTAGACGACTATCCTAAGCTGATTAGACAGGCAAGGGAGAGCCTAGGCATGACCACTAAGGATTTGGCCCAAAAACTGAAAGTCCAGGAGAACGTCATAAAGAGGTTTGAACTGGGTAGACTTAAGCCCACTATTCAGCAAGCTAGAGAGCTGGAAAGAGTTCTATCCATCAAGTTGCTGGTTAAGGTCGAAGAGAAGGGTGAAGAGGGAGGCGCTAACAAGGCCAAGTACGAACTTACCTTAGGAGACGTAGTAAACATTAGAGAGGGAAATGAGTGA